The sequence tggtcggtCTGTAAGCGcaggtgctcctaatgttttgtgcactctgactatatactgtatatgagcTACTACAGAGGTTAGAGGAGGCTCATGGACGTGACTGGATTACTACGTTCTGTTTTCAAGGGCCTTGACAGTGAGTTGTATATTTGCTGTGAtgggttttcttttttttttcaacagtTACTTCAGCTTCCGTTATCTTCTGTCATTGATACAGAAGTGTGTTTATAATTAGTTGGATACTGTATTGGTGTGGTGGTAATTGTCTTCATTGGCTGAAAGTTGGTTTGTGTAACAAGATTGGGTACACACAACCGGGGTCAACAACTCAAACGTCTTTGCTGCTTCTGATGAGCTTGATATGGGGAAAGAGCTTGTTGCCTGAAATATAATCCTACCAGACTCCGATGTGTCATCTTTGGTGAAATctgtgtcccatatggcaccctattgcctaagtgcactacttttgaccacaggccctggtctaatagtACTATATATATTATGGAAAAGGGTGGACACACGTAAGTGCCCTATTCAGAACAGGACCCATTACAAAGAGAAACCTCATCAGTTGAAAATAACCAAGCACCAGTGTACATTACAACcaggtgtgtggggggaggggctCAAACTTTTCTATGAACAGTATTTCAATGTAAGATATTTTTGAAGAGATTAAATGAAATGGATCAATACATTCTGTAATAAGTGTCATTCATTGTTGAATTATAAATAAAACCAACAAATAAACTATTGTATTAGCAAAGTCCTCTTGCATGTAAAAAAAGTCATGTTAGATTACATAGTGAATATTTTAGTGAGAATCAACTCTCCTGCAAGTTTTCCATTAATTTAGCTGCTAATTGAGTGGTAGATAACCTCTCCAATCAACAAATGGTATATAGTTGATTCTCTTAAGCTTCTGGTTAATTGAATGCCACATTTCAGCTCACTAGCAAAATGTTAATCTGTTAACAGAGTAACTAACACCTACTTTCAATCTCATGGGGTAGTTCTCGTTATCAAATCTAAAATCCCTCTTCCAACGACATATGGGTTCAAGGTGAGTTAGCCTCTTAGAACTCCccatccgggatcgtgactacggctcaagctcattaccataacgcacaatgcgaaaaaatattcctaaaaatatttaacctccacacattaacaagtccaatagctcaaatgaaagaaacatcttgttaatctacccagcaagtcagatttctaaaatgttttatggcgaaaacatagcacatatttatattagataaccaccgaaacaaaaggcaagcggtggccattttgtcccagaaaaaattaaatttaaaagtaggattaaaaaataaataaattactaaccttttgaaaatcttcatcagatgacagtaatattacatgttacacagtacattaatttgttttcaataatatgccatttatatccataaatctgtttaaaatgacgacatttcaaaaaatgctactcaaatgtcaggagaaatgatagctccgacagaacgtcagataacaagcaataaacatgactaaatatacatgttctacaaatatttacaaagatacacttcttaatacaaccactgtattacatttatttttaacgttacagacatcgttcactgggctatactatgagtcagcgctcagatattagcagtatgtctctacgtttggagtccacagaaacaccAAATTACcacaaatattcccttacctttgttcttccatcagaagacgtagaaggagtcatacttacccaaatacatcgtttggtttcaaattgtgtctctgtattagcacatgttaacagcttcggctgaaatgcatccaaaattacttctggtccagcactcttgcgcatcaaaacttccaatttacatattatatgtccactaaactggtcaaacaatGTGAAAAGTCTAGCTTTATTatgtttttagcatgtagaacaaagatcagcgcgaacagacaatccggcttcaaatgctggatcatggaaaaagacgtactccaaatcggccgctggatcggtagctgcctggggagggtgggggccatgacgtcaaagttgacccaacttttctcttcacaagagagagtttgggagaaaggctgccctgagagttctgctttacatacagacataatttaaacggttttagaaactttagagcgTTTTCTATTCAATCAtaatttttatatgcatatattagcaattttgtgaaaaaatattttcagtttactatttCTCCAACGGGGGCAGTATAGAGGGGGAGCTCTAAGAGGTTTTAAGGGACCTGCAATGCAGCTCAGAGGTATCACAAATTAATTTAACTAGCTGTTTTAAGGTTTTAGTCACTCATTTGTTCCTGCTTACTTTCAGTAGATGTGTTGTGTAGTTCAATGTGTTTTCCCAAAGGATACAACAGAGGCTCTGATATGGGAAGTGAATACAGGTACCACCAGTCCCCAGGTGGATTCACCACCTCCCAGTCAGGACAGAAAACCAACGTGTTTATTTGAACCCTGACGCCATCACATAACCCATAACTGCACAATGACACAATGTTGTCTTGGAATGCATTGAGTTAGCATTCCTGTCTTTAGAAAGTAGATGAGCTTTAGTGTACCAAATTGTGATGCTTTTCCAATGACCTGCTGTGACAGAGGTCAGCCCTCCAGATGATGTAGTGTCCCAGCTACTGTCTGCCACAGCCAGGGAAGTCTTCAGTGTTGGAGACATCAAGGTCAACCAGGTGAGTGTTTCTGTTCCACCAGGTGAGTGAGGGTCCCTGTTCGTAGAGAAAGCTAGAGCCCTTTCTCAGTAGGTCTTATCATGTTTATCCACCTCTTTCACCATGAAATACCTGGTCACACACACTGTTGTGGCAGTGTTGCATTGATTGGACACTGGTCTGTATTTGATTTCTTAATGAAATTAACCAGTATCCTGTACTCTGGATGACATGACTGGACCACTGTTGGACGTAAAGCTATGGGTGTACACTGCGGTAAGTAGTTATAGGTCTTCGTCCACAAATGGCTCAAATAAAAACTAGGACTTAAAAAAATAGGGTGTAATATACTGTTCCCCCAGGGACTTATGTCAAAGTCTCTGGAAGTCTGTGCATCATTCAGATAAATGTATTCCATTCAGTACTTCAAGTCTAGTATTTGTATGCATGATTATGGCACATTTTGTCCCCCTTTATGTATCTCCTGCCAGGGCCAAAGGTCATTGTTGGCTTTCAACCGCTGTTGCCTTGAGGACCTGAATGAGGTCACCTCACATGCTGGAGGTAGTGCAGGCCCACATGCAGCACAACAGGAACCTGTGTAGTGGTGGTAATGCTGGGGACAGACGCATCAACGTACGGGCTGAGTACCAATCAGAGCCAGGTCTGTTCTTTAGCCCAGTAGCAGAAACGATGCCTAGaccaggggtactcaactcttacccCACGTGGTCCGAAGCCTGCTCCTTTTCCttttctacctgataattaattgcacacaactggtgtcccaggtctaaataagtccctgattagaggggaacaatgaaaacatgcagtggaactggcttctaGGTCCAGAGTTGTTTGAGAGGCCTAGACTCTAGCTTCTAATGCCTGACTATAGGGGTGACCTGAACTGTTCTATGTTGGTTCAGATCTTTTTATTTTCACATTGTCCGTACCAGCATAGTTCCAGCAACTAGCGTCAATGTGTAACCAGGCCAACACAGTACAGCTAAGCTTGGCTAGGCTAAGTATGTGTGAAAAGGATATAAGTGTCTTGGGGTCTGGGTTGTTTCTGGATAAAGCCTCGGTATGCAGTTTCATTCTAAAGCTGTCCAATTCTGAGATTTCttttcactaattggtattttgaccaatccgATCAGCTCGTAAAAAGATCTGACATGATTTATCAAAAGatcaattagtggaaaaaatatcagaattgggctgcctgtgtataCACATTCTTACATGGCTTTATTTCTCCTCCTGTAAAGGTGTTGAATCTGCTCAGGAGCTGCTCAGACTCAAAAGCCCAGGGGCATCAGTCAACAGGAGCTACACATTAAGCAGGATTACCTCAGCATGACTGTCATCAAGTAACGGATGTGCATTCTTTATTTGGATGTGTTTAGTAGGGGggacattttttaaattgtagAGAAATGGGGAGTTTTGGGCTTAATCCTTTGCCTTTACTCCATGTAACCAGTCCTTGGAGTTACTAATTAGTGAAGGCCACATTTTCTCCACCATTGACAAGCATTTCTGGTCCACTACGGGCTAGAGAATGTCTTCTGTTGTTTCAGGTCCACTTACATGAATGGCTATTGGAATTTGTTTAATAAAACAGAACATTTTGGTTTATCAACATGCATGACTGATACTTGTGATGGGACCAGTTCTTTAGcatgtatttgtttatttattatttacactCAAATAGGGAGATTTTGGGGAATGTGTTGACTGCCcttgttttattttgtttgagGTCGTCAATGGTATGTGACAGCTGATGCACAGTGTAAAATGTTGATTGGCTAAACGAACACATGCAATGAAAATAAATCATTTTTACTGTCTTGATTAGTAAAAGAATCAACAACATGGTGACAAACTTCCACAATTTTATCTAAACTTCAAAATAACAGTAGGCTAATTTTCAATAAAGTATTTCATCATAAACTACGATACCCAGCTTTCTGCAGACTAACCTGAAGTCCTCACTTTCCCAGCATTCACTAGTACACGGTGTAAGATGGCAGCAAACTCAAGCACTAACACACCTCTTTTTGACTGCCCGTCATGGTAAGACCTGCGACTATGTCTAATGCATAATTTTGACTGTCAAAAATCAAAAGCATGCAGTAGAGTGTTGTAAGGTCCATGTCGGCGAAATAAACACGATTTTCGTATCGAAATAGGCTGTAGTGTATTTGCTAGAAACTAGCAAGCTATCTGGCTAACTTGGCTATGATCTTGAAGTGCTCAGTCACAGTCATATGCTAGCTGTTGAAGAACATTCTACTAACTAACGTTAACTTGTCAATGAAGTCCAGCGTCAAGGTTTGATAAAGCTCTATTGCGTAACATTATTGGTGTTCCCGAATGCTTACTGTTATGCAGGATTTGCAATCCTATTCCTTTCCCGAGATAAGAATTACAGTAAGATTATTGCTTGAGCAGTTTACACAAATTATTAGAAGAAATGGCATGCAAACCCATAGTCTTGTTAAACTGCTTTTGCAGCAAGGCAGTGAAACCACAGTCTTGAATAAAGGCATAATTATGGCATGCAATTAACGTTCACTGTGCGTGTCTGCCTTATGTGTGTTTTGTCAGGGCAGGGAAACCTCCCCCTGGACTCCATCTAGATGTTGTGAAGGGAGACAAGCTAGTAGAGGTAAGTCTACTAGCCTAGTCTTAACCCTGACCCCAACTTCCACCTTCATGACAATAACAGCTTTTGGTGCTGGACCAAAAATAACCACACATAGAAGAAGCAAGAGCAATGTCTGTGTGCAGAATACGTGGCTTGTATCAAGTGACCCCTTGGATTCCAAGACTCTCAAAGACctacacataatataaccataaaatgcccttgagcaaggcacttaaccctaatttgctcctgGGGCActatactactatggctgaccctgtaaaactacacatttcactgcacctatctggtgtatgtgacgaCAAAACatattttgtgtgtatatatacagaaCAATTGCAATACCAGTCCATGACCTTAGATAGGCAACTCTCTTCACATTTCATCCTGCCTTTTTTCATTTTGTAGAAGCTAATCATTGACGAAAAGAAATATTATCTGTTTGGGCGGAATCCAGACGTGTGTGACTTCACCATAGACCACCAGTCGTGTTCGCGTTTCCACTCAGCCCTGGTCTACCACAGACACCTCAAGAGGGTTTTCCTGATCGACCTCAACAGCAGTGAGTATCTATACTCCTTAATATCCTGCAGTGTTCCTTGGTCGTCTGACACTATTAAGTTAGTTGTCAAGTGTTTGTTTCAGTGTAGATATTCGTTCCAGAAAGAGAACCATAGCTTGCTGGTCCCTGGTACAAAACGATTTGGGTCATGCCACATCATTGTAGATGCCaaatacaatatacagtatgtcaactTCAACTTTCAGCATGAAGTGAAATTTTGAAAAAGGACAATCCATGTTACACTGTCCCCTCAGCTCATGGTACATTTCTCGGTCATATCCGTCTGGAGCCCCACAAGCCCCAGCAGGTGCCCATCGACTCCACTATGTCGTTCGGGGCGTCCACACGGGTCTACACCCTGAGAGAGAAGCCCCAGCCCCAGATCAGCACCATACCTGGGGGAGAGGTGAAGGCAGGGGAGGATGAGGAGCTCAAAGGACTACTGGGTCTACCTGAGGAGGAGACCGAGCTGGAGGTAAGGGTGTGTCGTGTTCTTGTGAGAGAGTAGCATGTTTTGTGCAAGCAACTCATGTAGTATAATTTTCTTGTTTCTCGATCTGTTTGATGACCCTGACCACAGCTATCCTCTTGTTTTCCCTGGTCTAGAACCTGACAGAGTTCAACACGGCCCACAACAAGCGTATCTCCACCCTGACCATTGAGGATGGAAACCTGGACATCGTGAGGcccaagaggaagaggaggagcagcaGGGTCTCCTTcagcgaggaggaggaggtcatcAACCCAGGTGTGTTACTGTAGTTAGGGTTGATGACACTCATGTGCACATATACACACGCCTGCACACAGACATGCAAGAACACATAACCGTGAACGAATGTAGATGCGCACGCACAATGAATAATGTAATCCTGTGTGTTTTCTTGTTGTTACAGAGGACGTGGACCCGTCGGTAGGGCGCTTCAGGAACATGGTACAGACTGCTGTTGTCCCTATCAAGGTAAACCTCTTCAAGTCCATCTCTTGCTTTATGCCGGGGATGATTCTTGGAAAAATTGCAAAAGTTGTTTTACTTCTTTAAGTCCATCTTTTACTTTATGCTTTTTTTGTTTCCTTTTTCTTACTTTGGGCAAACATTTAAATGGGATTTTCAAGCTACTGTAGCTGGTGTGTAAATGTATctagctttttatttatttatacctTTATGTAACTTTCTTTCTCTTCCTTATTCACGATTCATGATCCGTGATCATTAGCATCGACATTAATGTAGAGGTTTTCAGaaacattctattcttatttacaatataagtgactccaaaatggcaatacattatttaccattcatttatattgggcacaacttaatctgaaacacaacccccCCAAATTTGGGGACTACTCTAAATACACATCTAAGTGAATTTGGCCAATTActtatgacaccttcaaatgggGGACTAGGTACATAatgtgctttcatttctaaataGTAAAACCGTCATCTATGAAAATACCTTATATTCTTCTTACATGTACAACTCAAGTgaaaaagcattggattggtgtaaaAACAGAGAGTTTCTTTCCACCATGTTTTTTGCACCATTCTCGGCACTATTCCTTTTAAATCCAAGTCTAAATGAGTTTGAATTAAtaatttaaacctaaccctatctaTGACCTTACCATCACCTTGTTTATTACTATACAACACAAATGCATGATTTCTGTTCCTAACACTAAAACCGAGTCTAAATAATATAAAAACAAAATAGAAATATTTGTAACGTTTTATTactaaaacaaaaaacaaatgagCAAATCAGGTCTGAAAATGAACTGAAAGTAAATTGAATTTCAAATAACAAAAAGAATAGAAACAAAaacaactataataaccttggtgTTGACCGATCGCAATCAATAAATCTATGCAAAAAGTGGTTTTATGTTGACAAATTGAGATTGATCATATCAATCCCATTTCATTTATAAATCCCTTTGAAGACATTTGTCAGAGTACTTCACAGTGCTTTATAATTGACTCTACTGTATTGCCATCTTCAATCTTCTCATTTCCACCTAAACCCTGCTACCCAATCAGAAGAGGAAGATGGAGGGTCACGCTTCACTAGGTCTGGAGGACTCTGTGGCCAGACGCATGCAGAACTTCCCCTTCAGTGGAGGGCTCTATGGAGACCTCCCACCCACCAGTGGAGAGGCCGGCTCCCTCCCCGCCGCGGCCCAGGCTGGAGCTACTATCCTGGGGGGCCTGCCACTGGTCTTCCCTAACCCTGCTCCAGAGGTGGACCTCTCCCCCACCTCAGCCTCAGCACAGACCTCCGTCACCCTCAACCCTGCTGCTAACCCTGCCCCTGGACCATACACGGCCGAGGTGCTCAACGAACCACGCAAGAAGAAATACGCCAAGGAGGCGTGGCCAGGGAAGAAGCCCACGCCTTCTCTTCTGATATAGGTCGtattcaaaatggcaccctatttcccttagtgcactacaaagttaatgcactatataaggaatagtgtgccatttcaaATTTGCACATAGCACCTCCCTGGACAATGTAATGGGAGGGATTAGTATTAATTGGGAGAGTGGTTACATCTCTGAACAACCAATCAATCAAAACTTCCTGTACTGTACAAGCTGTGACAAAGGGATATATATATAAGCAACCCTGATATAGGGAGACGTTTCtaaaaaataatatattattatggTTTGGATGGTTTTTTGTTGGTCTGTCTGCTTCAAatgtatattataacatgttttgttttttattGCTCATCTCACTTGTACTGACAAAGTAGTGTCTGTCTGAGCTCAGATTAAAATGCTATTTAAACTAATTTAACCTATACACATCCGCAGGCTTCTTGAAGCTTATCATACGACTTACTGTAACAGATTGGTGCATATGAACCATTTGTTTTACAGGTTTATTTATTCTAAACTAAATGAAACACCGCTCTGTTACAAAAACAATCTTATACATTTGCTATTCACTCTGAATTTGTGGATATTTTAAGTGCCGTTGGTTTCACTGAAAACCATGTTACTGTCAAGACAGGGTAACGTTAACCAGACAAAGTCCGATAGACATTTTAGTAATCCACTCAGACAAGGCTATGAACCGAGGGTCAAAATTGTCTTTAAAGAAATTAGGAAGAAACAAAACAGTTTTTGTGTCAGACAGTCGTTATGTTTTTGCTATTTTTATACAATTATTCGGCAGTTGGTTGAAATGGAACCCATTATTGGCAGATATGTATGAAATTCAGTTAAGaagaatacatttaaaaaatgtttaaacaGTGACATGATGGTAATTACAATTCATATCTTTGTTTGATATTTGTATAATAAACAGTAATaatccacactcctctctctgctgtgtgagaTGAGATGATTGATGGTGGGAAAGGATTCGTTTAGTCCCTAGAGAAATCTCCCACTGGGTCTCTGCTGTGTTGCTTTCATGTCCCCAGTTTTACCTTTTTACTTTACACGACGCCATCTACTGAGAAAGCTCCTGGGATGGCTAATTAAGAGATTTTTAAGCTAATTAATGGATTTTTCAGCTAACTGAATGTGATTGTCTGTTCTGGGAACACGTCAAATGTGTCAGTTGCTCTCCCAAGGTGATGAGTTTTACTCATGTTTCTCTTTTTGTTTCTGATTATTACTTGTGGGTTTGTTATAAAGCAAAAACCATTTGAAAAGCAATCTGTCCTCACAACCAATCTGTAGTTTTATAGGAGTAAGAATAAATCAATTAAATTGTTGTACTCCCATAGGTCACTGCTACTTCATACACGATGAAGGGTGTTTATCCTTCACAATATCCATTTGATGCTCAAGCTGTCGACAGTGTCGAATTCTATCTACAATGTGGCTCATTTTTATTACTTGTATTTCCATGGTCAATGCAGTGTTGGATTCTACTAGATTCTGACAACATGTCGCTCATTTTGAATGTTGTGTTCTTATAATTGTTGATATCTTTTCCACCAGAGGGCAACATGTGTACTGTGATCTGCTCTCTTTTGTTGACTCTAGAAACAACCCGATGTCTTCCTACCTCAATGGATTACTATCATCTCATGCCAGTTGTTTCACAAATGTTCTCCATCTAGGAAGGAAAATGAAACCATTATTAGGTAGAAGCATCCATTTAggaaatatattattatatattattgttaGTGTTCTGTACCAATGAATAGATGGTAGCAGACATTGGATTCATAATATAGTCAGTCAAAGATTCATATTGTGAATTGAACTGGTCATTGTTGATTTTAAAAGGACAGTGTTGAAGGCCAATCAAAGACCCACATCCTGTGCCTTTGTTTCCAGTTTTGAGGGTCAGTAGCAAAGCTATCAGGTTTTTGCCTTTTGGCTGGTATTATATATTTTTAGTAACATCTTAATGCTTGTGATTGTCTGTTGTAAAGGAATGTTGGCAATACCATAGTCATGCTCTGCTCCATGAGGTGATCTTATTTAGAGAAACTCTGGAGTGGGTTTAGTAAGAGAACATGCAGCTACACCATCTCACCTGTAGGGGTCTCTGGGGCTCTTCGCTGGCCCTGCTATGCCGTCTgggtttgtcccaaatggcactttattccctatatattgcacttaATGTGAacagggccctgatcaaaaggagttcactacatagggaataggctggCATTTTtgaacaccatctctgtctcacCAGTGCAGATAAACAACCAGCAACTCCTTAATCAAATTTGCATGAGCGCGCTCAGGTTGCCATGGTAATAATTATCAGCACTGCCTAATTAACTTTCTCAATTGCTTAATGAGATACGACCCTCTGAACTCTATTTTTTTCTTTCTAATCCAAGTATTATTTttgttattctctctatcttcCATTCTCACTCTCCTCTGTGTTAACCTGTGACCACTGAGATAATAGAAATTACAGAGAAAATAAATCCCGCCTCCCATGATTTAACACAGGAATGTATAGGCTGAGACGAGTATATTTCCTGGTAGTTTCACACATGAAATTCAAAATGGAGACTAAAAGATACTACCTGTAATACTGGTATattatccatcagtatctattaGTATATTGAGTATGCAACTCACATGTTGTGATGTAGCGGCTTCAGGGGCCACAGGTGACCTGCTGAGACAGCTGAGTGAAGGAGGGGTGGCGAGACCGCACCGGCCCTGATCACCCCAATCGCCTGTCGCATGCAGTGAAGCGGAACTCTCAAGACATCTTAGAgataggggagacagggaggaaagcaCCCGGTGATGTCCCTCACAAAGTCACCTACCCCTCTCCCACCTTGTCACACCCAATGTTCTATACCTCTACATCCCTACCAGGCCCCTCAGTCGTTCTGATCCaattcccttctcttctcccctggAGTGTGCATTTGATCACTTCCCCTCATTGAATTGGTATAGGCATGTGCTAGAAGTAGAATCCAACATATTTCCACCAGTCCATTTGTGAGATCCCATTGAGGGGTAGTGAACGAGTGCGCTCTTCTGCAGACTGTAGGCAGCCTCTCATGAGTAGTTGTGCCTTGAACCCTGGGAATGACTTCATTATGCAGTAACTGTAACTGTTTTCTACTCCACCCTGTGGACTGAGCTGTGGTGGTCAGTCAGCCAGCTCAAGGACTTTCCTCCAGTGTGCAGTAAACTAGGCAGGCCAGCCAGGTCCATTATGGGTTCACTGCTAGGGCAGCAGACCACAGTGGTCAGACCAGTTCATGGGAACTCCTGCTACATTTATGCAGCCGGGTTGGAGACCGTTCAGTTTCATGAACGTAAATGATTCATTAATAATTTGCCCGTTGTTTAATATGAGGAATTGTTTTGATTCATGAATTGACTGAATTGGACCCCTGGTCCACAGGACT is a genomic window of Oncorhynchus keta strain PuntledgeMale-10-30-2019 chromosome 19, Oket_V2, whole genome shotgun sequence containing:
- the LOC118398039 gene encoding nuclear inhibitor of protein phosphatase 1-like isoform X2; translation: MTVIKAGKPPPGLHLDVVKGDKLVEKLIIDEKKYYLFGRNPDVCDFTIDHQSCSRFHSALVYHRHLKRVFLIDLNSTHGTFLGHIRLEPHKPQQVPIDSTMSFGASTRVYTLREKPQPQISTIPGGEVKAGEDEELKGLLGLPEEETELENLTEFNTAHNKRISTLTIEDGNLDIVRPKRKRRSSRVSFSEEEEVINPEDVDPSVGRFRNMVQTAVVPIKKRKMEGHASLGLEDSVARRMQNFPFSGGLYGDLPPTSGEAGSLPAAAQAGATILGGLPLVFPNPAPEVDLSPTSASAQTSVTLNPAANPAPGPYTAEVLNEPRKKKYAKEAWPGKKPTPSLLI
- the LOC118398039 gene encoding nuclear inhibitor of protein phosphatase 1-like isoform X1, with translation MAANSSTNTPLFDCPSWAGKPPPGLHLDVVKGDKLVEKLIIDEKKYYLFGRNPDVCDFTIDHQSCSRFHSALVYHRHLKRVFLIDLNSTHGTFLGHIRLEPHKPQQVPIDSTMSFGASTRVYTLREKPQPQISTIPGGEVKAGEDEELKGLLGLPEEETELENLTEFNTAHNKRISTLTIEDGNLDIVRPKRKRRSSRVSFSEEEEVINPEDVDPSVGRFRNMVQTAVVPIKKRKMEGHASLGLEDSVARRMQNFPFSGGLYGDLPPTSGEAGSLPAAAQAGATILGGLPLVFPNPAPEVDLSPTSASAQTSVTLNPAANPAPGPYTAEVLNEPRKKKYAKEAWPGKKPTPSLLI
- the LOC118398039 gene encoding nuclear inhibitor of protein phosphatase 1-like isoform X3; translation: MSFGASTRVYTLREKPQPQISTIPGGEVKAGEDEELKGLLGLPEEETELENLTEFNTAHNKRISTLTIEDGNLDIVRPKRKRRSSRVSFSEEEEVINPEDVDPSVGRFRNMVQTAVVPIKKRKMEGHASLGLEDSVARRMQNFPFSGGLYGDLPPTSGEAGSLPAAAQAGATILGGLPLVFPNPAPEVDLSPTSASAQTSVTLNPAANPAPGPYTAEVLNEPRKKKYAKEAWPGKKPTPSLLI